The Silene latifolia isolate original U9 population chromosome Y, ASM4854445v1, whole genome shotgun sequence sequence AAGCTTAAGACCCAAGATGCATTTATCTAGGTGAACGATTTTAGATCTAGATGAACTACATTCGGGAGATTCATGTTGAAATTTGACAAGTTTTTCGTGAAGCATTCTAATCTCCCTCTTGTAGGCATCAATGTTAACCTTAAGACATTCATTCTCCTTGGATAAGTTAGTGACAAGATCATTCGAAACTTTATTGCTACTGTCAGAGGGGACAGTCTGAGACACTGTTACTTTAGGTTCTTCTACCTCATCAACTAGGTCATTAATGACGCCTTTGAAAacagatttttctttcttttcaatttcTATAGACAACCTTTTTTCTACTATGAAGTCGGGAGTGTGAGCATTGAGTTTCGACACAAGGTATCCAATTCTTTCTTTAGAAtcctcatacttagatgtcattttatcaagacgtttgtttagatcaacgaattctTCGGATCTTTTGTGAGCATTAGacttagaagtgctacattcgggcataccctttttGAAAAAGGCAAGCTTTTCATGAAGAACTTCTATTTCTTTCTTATGATCACATAATTCAACTTTAAGACGCTCCTCTTCATTGACAAAATGTTTGACATGTTCATTTGACTTAGCTAGATCTTTGTTGGAAGTAACAGTTTCAAATACTGTTTCTTTTAAGTCAATTATCTCAACCACTAGGTCATCCAATTCATCTttgagagcatctttgtccttcaaaaggtcatcacgttccttggttagcaaggaaacttgcatcaccaaagtgGTGTTGagattttcaaggtcagagacatccgtggggatcattttaagacactcaagttctttagtcaattgtttgttcaatttgttgactctttttacttcatcataagcctcggaggtgacagtgacactgtctgttgctttcagttcatttttaaggttaaagttttcttgagcaatttcttcaatttcgtCTTGCATGATATCAAGCTTATAATTTTGTgaacgacacttatcaaagagtttgtcaagaagcttacataccttttctttggagtaagatctaaccttggcttttagatgctttacctcattgtcggagtccgagtcgaaatcatcggggtgagccaggagacatctaagatgttcaattttagaattttttgagactttgtccttgagatgacttgtaagacacattttagactCTAGTTgatcctcgatgagttcctcatcttcctcagagtcggacattccccaaattacggtcatgactctatgtttgtagtcccttttaactttatctcgtttttcctttgatttgatttcatcccacttgggacattctttaacttgttgagttttatcaccacacttaaagcatcccacggtggaactaGGTCGTTTCCTAGGAAAACgtttttttcgagtaattattattgaactttctattttcttgatcattgacCAACCCAACtagattccttgagaacatagccaactcgtcttcctcctcgtcttctccatcgcttggagaggacgtgagagcgagacttcttccctttgaagactcactagaatgcttatcgagattgaactcgtgagccattagtgatcccattagttcatgaggagatagggttgacaaatttttggcttcctctatagcggtaactttgggttgccacttagaggttagactacgaaggattttccgaatgatgtcctcggactcgaaatcccTTCCTAGACCTgttagctcattaataatacaagaaaaacgttaagaaaagctatttatggactcgtcctttgacattctaaacatctcatattgttgcatgagaaggtcaatacggtgttttctaacttgggaagtcccttcataagcaagtacaagagagtcctaaatagattttgccgtaggacatccagagattcgactaacttccccctcaccaacacaacgttgaagaatcgacattgctttggagttcttttcggcaagtttaaaatcattttcattgtaatttctttcctctttagttttggtgaaaccggttagcatatcggtttcctcaataacaagaggtccattttggatgatgttccaacattgataatcaatacttttgatgtaatgttccattttgagtttccaccatccaaaattcgaaccggtaaagaccgggatcttggagtgtttctcggaatccattacccacgaatcaaactctaaggcgattagcctcgatcaagagcacgaggctctgataccaattgttgagtttatggattcaagtacctaagagggggagggggtgaattaggtactattttaaaattttataacttcaactttattgaattaaagtgagttacgaggacaaaagagatgaggagatactttgaataatattgaaagactaaacaagtatcacgatgaatgtttgctgaagtatgaaagtaacaatcgttTCGATCGTAGctatttgtctcggtttgtgGAATACTACtcgcagaccaaatgtgacaaagATGATGAACTCATTACTTCAAAGGTTTAAGCAAAGCacgacaaacaaacaaagtaaattgcagcggaaataaagagAGACAATGAAACAcgagtttttgaattggttcggcaagaaactcaagtgcctacgtccaatctacctttttattgctttcttttagtgatctactccgacaactaaaagacccttacaataaaagacaccaacctactccggttgtaaagctagtacaagaactactccgttcttatgacaagctaactcgcaacctactccggttgccaactcacaacctactccggttgccaagagttaaagactactccgtcctaaactctactaacacacttagaatgttataggatcaagtttccactaacatattcttagcaaagaatagagatggacaacttttacaagatcaacaattcttaagcaagagagtttagtataaaagtaacagtagccacgactgtaacaacttgaagactctttGAAGGTTTTGCAAATGACACGGTTttaaagctttgaaaaacaatttgcaaacttgaaattAAATTCAGAAAGAAGTCTTGAGTTTTATGAAGGAGAGGCACAGTTTATATAGAGagggtgagtgaaggggttgctagggttttgaaaggtcaaagaccacacatgtgaagggcatttgcaaccacccaaaacttgcaccaaagagggctcttttgcaaaggcaagaatagggaaagatggtttgaaagatatccttaaaagctcatgcaaattcagaaaacaaagagagaaaagacaggtcacatgatgacaagttaacaccaaaatggcaaaaagcattctttgttttcttaaagaaccaaagggttgaatttgcataaagaggaaacattttgaaaataataattcaaaccacttctttattgaagaccaactccttaataaaaatctgaattttatctttgaaaaataagagtcacgtgaaaggcttttgaaagataaaaagggcttcaagttttacgaattgtggcaacaatccaagcagctgtttacaaatgaaagcaacagtcgacttgactgtttctattactctaagatactctactttctcgcttgtacattagatgacactaagactcaatacaatgagatgattaacaacttcaacacttcttaatccatgcttgatttaatcattaatcctgaaaaggtaaactaagatagcacaaatcaaatgggcatgttatcatcatcataaggaacccaacatcacgcgtcttcaaagtgatagattccaagctccggctccttgttctccataaatgcatgcaaatgggacgagtttaggctcgatttatctcctctttggtttattcctacAATTTACACAAAAAGAACCAAAGTataatattcgggggtatttgtagctagatgtcacgtaaatagtacagaaatgagTGTAAAAATGatgtaaaaaccttatataaaatacacgcatcaacgCTATACTAGTATTAGGTTAGAGATTAGAAAAGAAACTAGTTCAAAAATTTATTTACGATGCATTGAGTCTTAGCTTACTATGATGCCTATTAGATAATGCATTATGGTAGAAAATATTCACTCTTCCAACTCTTGCTTCTCCCCTTCCCATTGGTATTGAATTATGCAATGAATGTGGATTATATCAGTGACTTGTAATTATACCAGGTCATTCTGCGGACAAACTACGCATGCTGTTTCAACCAAGAAGAGAATAGAAATTATCAAGTGTGCTCTACAACTTAACGTTGCTGTAAATCATGAACTAGTCAGGTGTAACTCATGAACTGCTCAGGTTGCAGCTAAGCTAGTGTCCAGGAGGATAAGTAAATCTATTGAGGTCATGTGATTAGTGATTTAATCTTGTACTATCGTCATTCAGATTGCTCTTCGATGGATGTCATTCAGTTAGATCATATATTTATCGTATTCCATTGACTGAGAAGATGTATAGTATACATACATTGTACAAATTACTTTGGTTATTAATTGAAGAcgtgaagatttttcattcttaagTCACGTGCACGATGTACTATTCAGTATATTAATGGTCAATTTGTGTGACGATTTTAGGAAATCAAATTCTCAAAAGTGAAGCCGAAATTATATTGTGACGATAAGAAGTGTCAATTTGTGTCGAAAAAGGTGTCAAAAGGCACATTTGACGACCAAAAGCATCACTGAGGTTGACGGCTTAAAGCGTCATTATATATATGCCTGACGCCTATTTCTGTCTAATCAAGTGACACATAAAAGTATCAATAATTATTGAAGACACTTAAAAGCATCAAAAGTGCTGACGAAAAAACCGTCAATAATTATTGAAGACACTTAAAAGCATCAAAAGTGCTGACGTAAAAAAGCGTCAAAAAATAACGACGGCCCAAAAATTGACGCTTTGTAAAAGCGTCAATAAAAGAAAAAgtgacgctttaaagcgtcgaaAATCATTCAAAAAAGCGTTATCAATGCGAGGGATTTTTAGTAGTGAGACTTGTGGTGCGATAGTCTGTCTATCGGCAGGGGTGTTGGTCGATAGACAACTAGTACTATGTCGATAGACATATGTGATTAACGCATCAGACGACTCAGTAAACATAACTCCcatctttcctaattgacctaACCTACTCTAAACATATAAATACCTCACCATATCGAACCTAAAATACTTTTACTCTTCCTATCATATACGTACAACCCTAATTTATAAGAGAGAAGAGAGGGAGACGGTTTTGAGACGGAATACTACCATTAATTGCATCTCTCATCTAGACTTCGTAAGTAATCATAAACCCTTTTTCTTCATCAATTGTTGGCACACAACCCGAGACTGACCTTGACCCAACCATGGCCTTGATTGGTCTGACCTTGACTGAAACCCTATTTTGGGATTTGGGGATTTTCGTTCATTGTTTAGTTGTAATTGAATGTATGGTTAATTGTATAATTATTATATGTTATTTAGATGATCAATTCATAAAGGGATCATCCTATATTGTTGTGTAGATTGTATGCGCGGAGGAGATTACTAAAGAGGGAGGGATACCCTACTTATCCTTATTATTGTATAAGATTCATGTCATAATTGAGATGCTTGTGTATGTCGTAATAGAATGATCGTATGATGAGATCTACTGATTGTCTAATGAGGTTTTCTATAGACATGGTGTATGTTGTCGATAGACATGGTGTATGTTGCCGATCGACAGGAAGTGGTATGGTCGAACGACCAACAGTATGAAGTCAATCAGGGCCGGTCCTGTACATTTTGAGGCCCTAGGCAAAATTGTAAAATTGGGCCTCTTTAAAAATTTTATTCAAGTAAAATCTAAATACGTGTACCATAGGAAAATTCAACTATATATTATAGATATTACCTGTATTAGACGAGTCAATTGAATGTATCGctcataattaaaaaaaaaaagaatgatgaAAAATAGCCATAAAGGATAGAACACAAGACCACCTACAATTTGGTAAGATGGTTACCACTAGACTACTTTCTTAATTATGAGTTCTACATGAAATAATTCTAATTGACAAAAGGCCTCACTCTATATCCTACATAGTGGACTTCTAGTTTTAGAATTGGGCCCCTATCAGACTTGGGCCCTTGTCAAAAAAACCCAGTTAATAGGCCTCTGGGCTGGCCCTGAAGTCAATCGACAGGGAGTGCAAGGTCGATCAACACAATGGTTAATGCGTGATGTTTTATTATTGTTGAAGCTTATTTATTTTGCATTATTGTTTATAATTATAGTGTATGCTTATGAATGTGGAACTGTGATGAGAAGAGTTGGATGTCGCAATTTATGGGTAAATTCTCATTTAAACatttccacaaacactttgtATGCATGACATGATAGAAGAGAAATTACCCATAAATTGCTTGTTTGTTCAAGTCAATAGTCTACCCATATTAACTACAcaagacccccccccccccccccccccctccaccTTAGCAATACACTACTCAAATATGATAATGAAATTGAGAACAAAAGATGGAAACTTTATCATGTAAATAGGAAGAACAAACATAATGTAAAGACAAACtataaacatgtaaacaaatgaaaggaaGTGAAATTAAGAGAAGTAttcactacaacaaataaggtaattggcgaccatataaggcgactgagaaTAGTCGCCATTTAGAATAAAGCGACTAAGGcccgtcgcccgcacttcgtagctAGGTTTAGTCGCTTTTGGCGACTGGTCTTAAATCCAATTTTGGCGACGATATTTTTTAAAGCGGGCGATCAAATTgcgccaaaattggcgactaccATTAGTCACCTTTTAGCGACGCCATTAGTCGCTTTTAAAAAGTCCACGTCATCTCCATATTCTCATAAAAGGCGACGGAatttggtcgccattttggcgacagaatttggtcgccattttggcgatcAATTTGGTCGCCATTTGCACCGTTTTCCGTCGCCAATGTCCCCAAATTAAATTATGGTCGGAAGGTTAGCGACGGAATTCCGTCGCCAAATGCCCAAAGGTCCCGCTAAATTTACATGTTTTATTGCCtaaaaatcgtttttgacctagccaaatacgtaaaacctgcaaataaaccaacacaaccagcagagaacacatgggaagccaacacaaccaaacttgataaagaaaatcaagttccatacacacaactacgagtTCTACGAGTTTTGGTCATCTAACATTATCCGGGAATAACTACGAGTTCTACTACATAACTACGAGTTCTACTACATAACAgggaaacttgctcccgctccactaccacctccataatcaggatctctaggatcctttggttgcgggcgccacccagtgttgcaattggcgaagaaggagttcatccgttccatttcctccttcatcctccTAATTTCATcatctctctcggcatcccgcctctccctctcggcatcctgcctctccctggcggctaattgagcttggagcacactcacgacacttggggtataaggttgttgttgggaggaaattgaccctcttcttcttgtaggagggtagaaaatctcctctgccgacccggctccatacacatctcctctttggaacccctcaacaagatcaaaccatagctcattgtcatcaatttctgggttgttcttcctacggacaaggaattgttcctaaaaaattgataaaacattaatggttagaggttacttatctaaaaattgataaaacatatactttaaaaagctaagaaatttttattttttgacacttacatataactgttgatctttttccttcgcgaagatcaacttgcccttgcttgtcttctttgcgtgagtgtcaacaaagagatcaacaatcgtgggtaccttgcccttattcttcttggtcttccggaaaaaaaaaaaggaaattgttactcaaacatgataattaatgagactaattaaattagaagactattaaattaaaagctaagacaaataactTACATCTAACACCACACGATCATGAAAAGATTGAGACCCTCCATAATGAGTAGGCTCAACTTCCGCGTCCTTATCTCCTCCTTTCTGTTGATCTTGTTCCGGCCGATGCTTCCTTGAACTCGGGACTGCTTCCGGTTGGTATATTCCTCATATGACGAACCTAtaatcaataaaataacaattattaattaatatattttcaaaatatgtaatgaattttaactaattacgggtattaaaagaaactaaatacctttcatgaaagatggcgccttcttcctcctagacaccttatacatgttgtcccttagcctcttcttgccaatgtcattatacctttgccaaactaggcgctcaaggttggttggccaatagaacacacgctacaaaaagtaaacacatagatgagaaacaaattaataataaggtaaaaagaataaataaattatatttaataatatatattttataaatagatacccggaagttgttgaaccacatctccttatcttcatcactagcgttactccaacaagtaacgccgtgtgtcatgttctcttgggtgctattagtcacaccacgaacaactgtttaacttctaaacctgaaatcaaacatgttaaaaacataattatataggaaaaaaaaatgtataattaacatatgtctaaaaaaagtcatttattactaaataaaaaaattacaaaatagaaTGAATACAAAATTACCAAAGACCATTCGGATCAAGGATCATCCTGCCCACGATGTCGGGGTACaccaacctcctcctcctcctcctcactcaccTCCGTAGTAGAACGGTCAACGTCCTCCTCCTCCCGCTCTCCTGGGAGCTACTACCTCCCTCATTATAGCCTCCGCGCTGCCTATTTCCTCCAGGAGCCATGTGTACTACAATTGAATAAGAAGTGTTAGCAA is a genomic window containing:
- the LOC141629557 gene encoding uncharacterized protein LOC141629557 produces the protein MRNIPTGSRGDKDAEVEPTHYGGSQSFHDRVVLDTKKNKGKVPTIVDLFVDTHAKKTSKGKLIFAKEKDQQLYEQFLVRRKNNPEIDDNELWFDLVEGFQRGDVYGAGSAEEIFYPPTRRRGSISSQQQPYTPSVVSVLQAQLAARERQDAERERRDAERDDEIRRMKEEMERMNSFFANCNTGWRPQPKDPRDPDYGGGSGAGASFPVM